A single Pedobacter sp. PACM 27299 DNA region contains:
- a CDS encoding M14 metallopeptidase family protein — protein MKCYLLSFLLLLTGLKPAEAQLRSPEEFLGYPLGSKFTPHYKVLEYFKYLGSANKNIKIQKYGKTYEGRELLVAMVSAKENMDNLEGIRRQNLSLSNAEGLSSANKLALKGKQPVILWLSYNVHGNEASSTETALKMLFTLAEAKTVNIQNWLKNTVVIIDPCLNPDGRERYLNFFSSTMGKQPNPDPMSREHTEPWPGGRSNHYYFDLNRDWAWQSQIETQQRLDLYQDWMPEVHVDFHEQSYNEPYYFAPAAEPIHQDITPWQRNFQITVGKNNAKYFDKNGWQYFTKEQFDLLYPSYGDTYPLYNGAIGMTYEQGGIGAGLAVNTIDGDTLTLKDRIAHHFTTGMATLETVSAYADQLVEEFGKYFEKGVTAPPGVYKSYVIKAENKYRQQQMATLLKKNHIQFAYGLDKEYTGYSYENKKTERFKGERNDLVINLNQPRAILANVLMEPQTTVSDSNTYDITAWALPYAYGLPAFATQEAIKGLFPAPEEKAELFPLVDRPYAWIFPWRSMNDAQVLISLQNENIKVRIAEEPFTIAGRKFEIGSLLVYRTENEKLVPALAAKMAAIEKKSKQSFYPAASGFVDRGKDFGSSAYRILTKPKVAIVSGPESSSQSVGQLWYFMEQELNYPVSMIALRNIDNLNLNKINVLILPDGSYPVEMMDKLEDWIKIGGRLILMEDAIQSVTDSKLFEVRKKEVFKEEDVLVNPALYANRNTMDLSDAIPGAIFKVHLDHSHPLATGLGVYYYALKTDDHIYSPLNKGWNVGLLKPDSYVAGVAGKTVMKTLSSGMTLGVQSLGKGAIVYIGTDVLFRSFWENGKQLFLNALFLVD, from the coding sequence ATGAAGTGTTATTTGCTCTCATTTTTGTTGTTGCTGACTGGACTAAAGCCTGCGGAAGCACAGCTAAGGTCGCCGGAAGAGTTTTTAGGCTATCCTTTGGGCAGTAAATTTACACCTCATTATAAGGTGCTGGAATATTTTAAATATTTGGGATCTGCCAATAAGAATATCAAAATCCAGAAATATGGCAAGACTTATGAAGGTCGGGAACTACTAGTGGCCATGGTATCTGCAAAAGAGAATATGGATAACCTGGAAGGAATCAGGAGGCAAAATCTGAGTTTAAGTAATGCTGAAGGGCTTTCCTCGGCTAATAAGTTGGCTCTTAAAGGTAAACAACCCGTTATTTTGTGGCTGAGTTACAATGTCCATGGCAATGAGGCGAGTTCTACGGAAACTGCGTTGAAAATGCTGTTTACACTTGCAGAGGCAAAGACCGTAAACATTCAAAACTGGTTAAAGAATACGGTGGTGATCATTGATCCTTGTCTCAATCCAGATGGGAGGGAGCGGTACTTGAACTTTTTCAGCTCAACAATGGGGAAACAGCCCAATCCAGATCCGATGTCCAGAGAACATACTGAACCTTGGCCTGGAGGGAGATCTAATCATTATTATTTTGATCTGAACAGAGATTGGGCTTGGCAATCACAGATAGAAACGCAGCAGCGACTGGATTTATACCAGGATTGGATGCCGGAAGTTCATGTTGATTTTCATGAGCAAAGTTATAATGAGCCTTACTATTTCGCACCTGCTGCTGAACCGATTCATCAGGACATTACTCCTTGGCAAAGAAACTTTCAGATCACTGTAGGAAAGAATAATGCCAAGTATTTTGACAAGAATGGCTGGCAATATTTCACAAAAGAGCAGTTTGATCTATTGTATCCCTCTTATGGAGATACTTATCCTTTATATAATGGTGCGATTGGAATGACTTATGAACAAGGTGGAATTGGTGCAGGATTAGCGGTGAACACCATTGATGGGGATACGCTGACCTTAAAAGATCGGATTGCGCATCATTTTACTACAGGAATGGCCACATTGGAAACCGTTTCCGCATATGCCGATCAATTAGTTGAGGAATTTGGAAAGTATTTTGAAAAAGGTGTGACCGCCCCACCGGGCGTTTATAAGAGTTATGTGATCAAGGCAGAAAACAAATACAGACAGCAGCAAATGGCAACTCTTTTGAAAAAGAACCACATACAGTTTGCCTATGGTCTGGATAAAGAATATACTGGTTATAGTTATGAAAATAAAAAAACTGAACGTTTTAAAGGCGAACGGAATGACCTGGTAATTAATTTAAACCAGCCCAGGGCCATATTGGCAAATGTGCTGATGGAACCTCAAACCACAGTGAGCGATTCTAATACTTACGATATTACTGCCTGGGCACTGCCTTATGCCTATGGATTGCCTGCTTTCGCTACTCAGGAAGCCATTAAAGGTCTTTTTCCAGCGCCGGAAGAAAAAGCCGAACTCTTTCCTTTGGTCGACAGGCCTTATGCCTGGATTTTTCCCTGGCGAAGTATGAACGATGCGCAAGTATTGATTTCCCTTCAGAATGAAAATATCAAGGTCCGGATTGCCGAGGAGCCATTTACCATTGCAGGGCGTAAATTTGAGATCGGTTCCTTATTGGTTTACCGGACAGAAAATGAGAAGTTGGTTCCGGCGCTGGCTGCAAAAATGGCTGCAATTGAGAAGAAGTCGAAACAATCTTTTTATCCTGCAGCAAGTGGCTTTGTGGATCGGGGAAAGGATTTCGGATCCTCTGCCTACCGCATATTGACCAAGCCCAAAGTAGCGATAGTTTCCGGCCCCGAAAGTTCTTCTCAAAGTGTAGGACAGCTTTGGTATTTTATGGAACAGGAGTTAAATTACCCGGTAAGCATGATTGCCCTGAGAAATATTGATAACCTTAATTTGAACAAAATAAACGTTTTGATTCTACCTGATGGCTCTTATCCAGTTGAAATGATGGACAAATTAGAAGATTGGATAAAAATTGGGGGAAGGTTGATCCTGATGGAGGACGCCATTCAAAGTGTCACTGATTCCAAGCTTTTTGAAGTCAGAAAGAAGGAAGTATTTAAGGAGGAAGATGTGCTGGTAAATCCTGCGTTGTATGCAAACCGGAATACAATGGATCTGTCTGATGCGATCCCGGGGGCCATATTTAAAGTGCATTTAGACCATAGCCATCCGCTGGCTACCGGTTTAGGAGTTTATTATTATGCGCTTAAAACCGACGATCATATTTATTCCCCTTTAAATAAAGGCTGGAATGTAGGCTTACTTAAGCCAGACAGCTATGTAGCCGGCGTGGCTGGGAAAACGGTGATGAAAACACTGAGTTCCGGAATGACACTAGGGGTTCAATCGCTGGGTAAAGGAGCGATTGTCTATATTGGAACCGATGTATTGTTCCGCTCTTTTTGGGAAAATGGAAAACAATTGTTCCTAAATGCATTGTTTTTAGTTGATTAA
- a CDS encoding UDP-N-acetylmuramoyl-tripeptide--D-alanyl-D-alanine ligase, whose product MSTPNSLYQHFLKYPTICTDTRSITKDCLFFALKGENFDANSFAEQALANGAAHAIIDNPAYLIDKRCILVPDVLTALQELAKYHREQLNIPVIGLTGSNGKTTTKELINAVLSEKYQTFATKGNLNNHIGVPLSLLSLTNETEIAVIEMGANHQKEIEFLCELAQPTHGLITNIGMAHLDGFGGFEGVKRGKAELYTYLKKHDGTAFINRDNPYLLEMTAVAELTKTVYYGREVNNAISGKLLKTDPFLELSWTDQMRSQQVQTQLTGAYNFENMLAAICISHFFGLTAEQINAGLSGYQPKNNRSQLSKTDKNTVICDFYNANPSSMTAALANIESLSADKKVVIIGDMFELGSESAAQHRLIISEAENTNVATLIFIGKYFYEQKGDHRGHFFQNPAEAKAFLEQASIEDSLVLLKGSRGMALEQLLPSL is encoded by the coding sequence ATGTCAACTCCAAATTCCCTGTATCAACATTTTTTAAAATACCCTACGATATGCACCGATACAAGGAGCATTACTAAAGACTGTCTTTTCTTTGCCCTTAAAGGCGAAAATTTTGATGCCAACTCCTTTGCGGAACAGGCATTAGCGAATGGTGCTGCACATGCGATCATTGATAATCCCGCATATTTGATTGACAAGCGCTGTATTCTAGTGCCTGATGTATTAACTGCGCTCCAGGAACTGGCTAAATACCACCGCGAACAATTAAATATTCCTGTGATCGGTTTAACCGGCAGTAACGGAAAAACAACGACCAAAGAACTGATCAACGCCGTTCTTTCTGAGAAATACCAAACATTTGCCACTAAAGGCAACCTGAATAACCACATTGGTGTCCCGCTTTCCCTGCTTTCCCTAACGAATGAAACAGAAATAGCAGTGATAGAAATGGGCGCAAATCACCAAAAAGAGATCGAGTTTTTATGCGAACTCGCACAGCCAACACATGGCCTCATCACCAATATTGGCATGGCACATCTGGATGGCTTTGGAGGATTTGAAGGCGTCAAGAGAGGAAAGGCCGAGCTTTACACCTACCTGAAAAAACACGATGGAACCGCTTTCATCAACCGCGATAACCCGTATTTATTAGAAATGACCGCTGTTGCTGAATTGACAAAAACGGTATATTATGGCAGGGAAGTCAACAATGCTATTTCGGGTAAGCTGTTGAAAACCGACCCTTTCCTGGAACTTTCCTGGACAGATCAGATGAGAAGTCAGCAGGTACAAACCCAGCTTACGGGGGCTTATAATTTTGAAAACATGCTGGCCGCAATTTGTATCAGCCATTTCTTTGGCCTGACTGCCGAACAAATCAACGCTGGATTATCGGGGTATCAACCTAAAAACAACCGTTCTCAATTGAGCAAAACGGATAAAAACACCGTGATCTGTGATTTCTACAATGCCAATCCAAGCAGTATGACCGCGGCCCTAGCCAATATAGAGTCTCTTTCTGCCGACAAGAAGGTAGTCATCATAGGAGATATGTTTGAGCTGGGCAGTGAATCTGCTGCACAGCACCGCCTGATCATTTCTGAAGCAGAAAACACCAATGTAGCAACCCTAATTTTCATTGGAAAATATTTTTACGAGCAAAAAGGGGATCACAGAGGTCATTTTTTCCAAAATCCAGCCGAAGCTAAAGCCTTCCTGGAACAAGCTTCAATTGAAGATAGCCTGGTGCTGCTGAAAGGTTCAAGAGGAATGGCTTTGGAACAATTACTTCCTTCTTTGTAA
- a CDS encoding DUF6266 family protein, with translation MAIMNHSALGIPNGKIGNLVFYLLKDKLICKAIGKQGPATPLQLANRQKMAVTMKLLSPMVKYLDLGFAIAVKGTDRNAHNLATAYHKKHALKGEYPNIEVDYEQVIISQGTLAVIQGVKFSKAATGLNFTWDTSQKTENGEYDDLVMIMVCYTATQKADSYLNAAKRCDGVHFIEMHPEDLAKPMAIYMSLRAADGKRISDSKYLGALNVKPMAE, from the coding sequence ATGGCAATCATGAACCACAGTGCCTTGGGTATCCCCAATGGAAAAATCGGAAATTTAGTCTTCTATCTTTTAAAAGACAAACTGATCTGCAAGGCAATCGGCAAGCAAGGCCCTGCAACGCCACTACAGCTGGCGAACCGTCAAAAGATGGCCGTCACCATGAAACTGCTCAGTCCGATGGTCAAATACCTCGACCTGGGATTCGCAATAGCGGTAAAAGGAACCGATAGAAATGCCCATAATCTGGCTACGGCTTACCATAAAAAACACGCTTTGAAAGGGGAATACCCTAACATAGAAGTGGATTATGAACAGGTGATCATCAGTCAGGGAACACTCGCTGTAATTCAAGGTGTAAAGTTCAGCAAGGCAGCGACAGGCCTAAATTTTACCTGGGATACCAGTCAGAAAACTGAAAATGGGGAGTACGATGACCTGGTTATGATTATGGTTTGCTATACTGCTACTCAAAAAGCAGATTCTTACCTAAATGCGGCAAAGAGATGTGATGGTGTTCATTTTATAGAGATGCACCCAGAAGATCTTGCAAAACCAATGGCCATATACATGAGTCTTAGGGCTGCAGATGGAAAGCGTATTTCGGACAGCAAGTACCTCGGTGCTTTAAATGTCAAACCTATGGCTGAATAG
- a CDS encoding gliding motility lipoprotein GldH, which produces MATLSSGCDTHNLIDNNVSMPSRNWSYDHRVKAVIDIIDSSKPYNIYFKLRHTADYGYSNIFVLMHMRKEGDKKVIRRYEYRLAQPDGQWNGSGSGNLYTYTLPLLTNYKFPSPGKYEVELEQNMRDNPLKGISDAGIKVSTIQP; this is translated from the coding sequence ATGGCCACTCTTTCGAGCGGCTGTGATACCCATAATTTGATTGATAACAATGTTTCTATGCCCTCCAGAAACTGGAGCTATGACCATAGGGTAAAAGCGGTAATCGACATTATCGATAGCAGCAAGCCTTATAATATCTATTTTAAGCTTCGCCATACTGCTGATTATGGCTATTCTAACATCTTTGTGTTGATGCATATGCGCAAAGAAGGAGATAAAAAAGTAATCCGACGTTACGAATACCGTTTAGCACAGCCCGATGGCCAATGGAATGGTTCTGGTTCCGGTAACCTTTACACCTATACTTTGCCTTTATTGACCAATTATAAGTTCCCTTCTCCGGGAAAATATGAGGTGGAATTGGAGCAAAATATGCGGGATAATCCATTAAAAGGGATCAGCGACGCGGGTATAAAAGTTTCCACTATTCAGCCATAG
- the ricT gene encoding regulatory iron-sulfur-containing complex subunit RicT, protein MGCGSCSTGGGCAPSGCKSNGSCLTGGCQKLEVYDWLSNLDMPSNYIPFQVVEVKFKGARKEFFLNTENIYLEIGELVAVEGPTGGYDVGHISLTGELVRMQMKRRKTPLDQVTRKIYRKATEADVEKWKLAKGLEWETMHKARTLALDLRLSMKISDVDYQGDKTKATFFYTAEGRVDFRELIKKMAETFRIRIEMRQIGMRQEAGRLGGIGSCGRELCCSTWLTNFKTVSTAAARYQNLSLNTLKLAGQCGKLKCCLNYELDTYLDALKDIPDRIENLQTEVGVARHQKTDIFKKLMWFSYPNMEDWIPLKVDRVKEIMAMNKKGLKPNNLKEEAVELVSNTVIEKTPDYENVVGQDSLTRLDDKPRNKNNRNNNNNRNNAPRTGEQKANNNPNRNDKTARPEKQNRPGQPTRPRPERSEGNKNVPAAGGQNAQPKGQVPVGNANAKALGGNPNAHPKAPRPAQNVAGESGPTVKAQQPGGNAGQQKGQNKGPAGNAKAQGGNPNVQPKAPRPAPNAAGESGLTAEGAPAADGTTPPAKSRNNRNRNNNRRKKPTDKPANE, encoded by the coding sequence ATGGGATGTGGAAGTTGTTCTACAGGTGGCGGTTGCGCCCCCTCGGGCTGCAAAAGTAATGGCTCATGCCTTACTGGCGGCTGTCAGAAATTAGAAGTTTACGATTGGCTGTCGAATTTAGACATGCCCTCAAATTATATACCTTTTCAAGTAGTAGAAGTTAAATTTAAAGGTGCCAGGAAAGAATTTTTCCTGAATACGGAGAATATCTATCTTGAAATTGGTGAATTAGTGGCCGTAGAAGGCCCTACAGGAGGTTACGACGTAGGTCACATTTCTCTAACCGGAGAATTGGTGCGCATGCAGATGAAACGTCGTAAGACCCCGCTCGATCAGGTGACCAGAAAGATTTACAGGAAAGCAACGGAAGCAGATGTAGAGAAATGGAAATTGGCAAAAGGCTTAGAATGGGAGACCATGCATAAGGCCCGCACGCTGGCTTTAGATTTACGTTTGTCGATGAAAATCAGCGATGTAGATTACCAGGGTGATAAAACCAAGGCAACTTTCTTTTATACTGCTGAAGGGCGTGTAGATTTTAGAGAACTGATCAAGAAAATGGCAGAAACGTTCAGAATCAGGATTGAAATGCGCCAGATCGGAATGAGACAAGAAGCCGGCAGACTGGGCGGAATCGGCTCATGCGGTCGTGAATTGTGCTGTTCTACCTGGCTGACGAACTTTAAAACGGTATCTACCGCCGCTGCAAGGTATCAGAACTTGTCGTTAAACACTTTGAAGCTTGCCGGACAATGCGGAAAGTTGAAATGCTGCTTAAACTATGAGCTGGATACGTATCTGGATGCTTTGAAAGACATTCCTGATCGTATTGAGAACCTACAGACAGAAGTTGGCGTGGCACGTCACCAAAAAACTGATATTTTCAAGAAATTGATGTGGTTCAGCTATCCTAATATGGAAGATTGGATTCCGCTGAAAGTGGACCGTGTGAAAGAGATTATGGCCATGAATAAGAAAGGCCTGAAGCCTAATAATCTAAAGGAAGAAGCAGTAGAACTGGTTTCAAACACAGTAATCGAGAAGACTCCTGATTATGAAAATGTAGTTGGACAGGATAGTTTAACACGTCTGGACGATAAGCCCAGGAATAAAAACAACCGCAACAATAACAACAATAGAAATAATGCGCCTCGTACCGGGGAGCAAAAAGCAAATAATAATCCTAACAGAAACGATAAAACGGCAAGGCCAGAGAAGCAAAACAGACCTGGACAACCAACCAGACCACGTCCGGAACGTTCGGAAGGGAATAAAAATGTACCTGCAGCTGGCGGACAAAATGCACAGCCAAAAGGGCAGGTTCCTGTTGGGAATGCAAATGCAAAAGCACTGGGAGGTAACCCAAATGCACATCCAAAAGCGCCAAGACCAGCTCAAAATGTAGCTGGAGAATCAGGTCCGACAGTAAAAGCACAGCAGCCAGGCGGTAACGCAGGGCAGCAGAAAGGTCAAAATAAAGGTCCTGCTGGAAATGCAAAAGCACAGGGAGGTAATCCAAACGTACAACCAAAAGCACCAAGACCAGCGCCAAATGCAGCTGGAGAATCAGGTCTAACAGCAGAAGGAGCACCTGCGGCAGATGGCACAACGCCTCCTGCAAAGAGCCGCAACAATAGAAACAGAAATAATAACCGCAGAAAAAAACCAACGGATAAGCCTGCAAATGAATAA
- a CDS encoding DNA polymerase III subunit, translating to MQFKDIIGQEEIKAQLVQTVVENRVSHAQLFLSTEGSGALPLAIAYAQYINCLDKQDNDSCGACSSCRKYERYIHPDLHFSYPFFASKDARIAVDVIDEWRSMLLEDPYFDMDIWRSKLNAENKQANINIAECHDIIKKLSYKAFEGETKVLIMWLPEYLDREGNSLLKIIEEPPANTLFLLVANNQEQILSTLLSRTQIVKIPKLSHETIENYLTEKHGMPEEQATEYSFLADGNLIEAKLLLANTQNGNADKFAEWLRMGYGNRVLELTTFVDQAAGWGRENQKNFLKYGINFLRECSLLLSDAEVLVKLPARTLDTAKKLSEKVLDLPMAEAIIQELERAHYHIERNANPKILFLDVSLQLVKIIKFKTLPKGTQYIYN from the coding sequence ATGCAATTTAAAGACATCATCGGACAGGAAGAGATTAAGGCACAGTTGGTACAAACCGTTGTCGAAAACAGGGTGAGTCATGCCCAGTTATTTCTGTCTACTGAAGGGAGTGGTGCTCTGCCTCTGGCAATCGCCTACGCACAATACATCAATTGCCTGGATAAGCAGGATAATGATAGCTGTGGAGCCTGTTCATCCTGTCGGAAGTACGAGCGATATATCCATCCAGACTTGCATTTTTCCTATCCTTTTTTCGCTTCTAAAGATGCCAGAATTGCTGTTGATGTGATCGACGAATGGCGCAGTATGCTGCTCGAAGATCCTTATTTTGACATGGACATCTGGCGTTCAAAACTGAATGCGGAGAATAAACAGGCCAACATCAACATTGCCGAATGTCATGACATTATAAAAAAGCTGAGTTATAAAGCTTTTGAAGGAGAGACGAAGGTTTTGATCATGTGGCTGCCAGAATACCTGGATCGTGAGGGGAATTCTTTGTTGAAAATCATTGAAGAACCACCTGCAAACACTTTATTCCTGTTGGTGGCGAATAACCAGGAGCAGATCTTATCAACCTTGCTGTCGCGTACGCAAATTGTGAAGATTCCGAAGTTATCACATGAAACAATTGAAAATTACCTGACCGAAAAACACGGCATGCCGGAAGAACAGGCTACAGAATATAGCTTTCTGGCGGATGGAAATCTGATTGAAGCCAAGCTGTTACTGGCCAATACTCAAAATGGCAATGCTGATAAATTTGCCGAATGGCTGAGGATGGGTTATGGCAACCGCGTGTTGGAACTGACTACTTTTGTGGATCAGGCTGCCGGTTGGGGAAGAGAAAATCAAAAGAATTTTTTAAAATATGGAATTAATTTTCTGCGGGAATGCAGTCTGCTGCTCAGTGATGCAGAAGTACTGGTGAAACTGCCCGCAAGAACATTAGATACCGCAAAAAAGCTGAGCGAAAAGGTATTAGATTTACCGATGGCGGAGGCCATTATCCAGGAACTGGAACGCGCTCATTACCATATCGAAAGGAACGCTAACCCTAAAATTCTGTTTTTAGATGTATCTTTACAATTGGTAAAAATAATTAAGTTTAAAACGCTCCCGAAAGGGACTCAATATATATACAATTAA
- the ruvX gene encoding Holliday junction resolvase RuvX: MPRILAFDYGTKRIGIAVTDPLQIIATGLDTIHPKDIIEYLKKYMLTEAVEAFVLGDPIQMDGTPSESKQHVKGFAKILRRTFPDIPQFWIDERFTSKLAHQTIMQSGFKKQDRRDKDRVDTIAATIILQYFMEQPR, encoded by the coding sequence ATGCCTAGAATTCTAGCTTTTGATTACGGAACTAAACGGATCGGAATAGCCGTTACAGACCCCTTGCAGATTATTGCAACCGGGCTGGACACCATACATCCGAAAGATATCATCGAATACCTGAAAAAATATATGCTCACAGAAGCAGTGGAAGCCTTTGTACTCGGAGATCCCATACAAATGGACGGTACACCTTCAGAATCCAAACAGCATGTAAAAGGTTTTGCGAAGATATTGAGGAGAACCTTCCCAGACATCCCGCAATTTTGGATCGATGAGCGATTTACTTCTAAGCTTGCCCATCAAACCATCATGCAGAGTGGCTTTAAAAAACAGGACCGAAGAGATAAAGACCGGGTAGATACTATTGCAGCGACCATCATCCTGCAATATTTTATGGAACAGCCTCGTTAA
- a CDS encoding O-methyltransferase, which translates to MSLINDDMQQLLLNYCEPESALLKKIDRETNLKVLMPRMISGHYQGRVLSFLSKMIAPRRILEIGTFTGYATICLAEGLTTDGIIYTLDKNEELEEMVLRNLAAAPNPEKILYILGDATETINGLEEIFDLVFIDADKKNNGTYYDLIFDRIRPGGLIIVDNVLWSGKVLKPAQDKETKNISTFNDKVAADDRVEKLILPIRDGLFIIRKK; encoded by the coding sequence ATGAGCCTGATTAATGACGATATGCAGCAATTGCTGCTCAATTACTGCGAACCGGAATCAGCGTTACTGAAAAAAATAGACCGCGAAACCAACCTTAAAGTGCTGATGCCGAGAATGATTTCCGGTCATTATCAAGGTCGCGTATTGAGCTTTTTAAGCAAAATGATCGCTCCGCGAAGGATTTTAGAAATTGGTACGTTTACCGGATACGCCACAATTTGCCTGGCTGAGGGTTTAACAACAGATGGAATCATCTATACCCTCGATAAAAATGAAGAACTGGAAGAAATGGTACTGCGCAACCTTGCTGCCGCCCCAAATCCAGAAAAAATCCTTTATATTTTAGGGGATGCTACGGAAACTATCAACGGGTTGGAAGAGATTTTTGACCTGGTATTTATCGATGCAGATAAAAAAAATAACGGCACTTATTACGACCTGATTTTCGATCGTATACGCCCTGGAGGATTGATTATCGTAGATAATGTGCTTTGGAGTGGAAAGGTCTTAAAGCCCGCACAGGATAAAGAAACTAAAAATATAAGTACATTTAATGATAAAGTAGCGGCCGACGACCGCGTAGAAAAACTGATCCTCCCCATTAGGGACGGACTGTTTATCATCAGAAAAAAATAA
- a CDS encoding glucosaminidase domain-containing protein, whose translation MVKKLWSILLIITLFSVAAQAQSTEDYITERVDHAQELMRENGIPASIIIAVAIHESASGQSKIARYMNNHFGIKGPNNNTEIRSAYRDYDSVEASYDHFIEFLKSRATFSPLFEKYNQYDYRAWARGIQRGGYAHSRSWSSQIVGLIKKYELYQYDERPEDYVEPAVVVSSHTRKRTSAATGRRYTVKSGDNLSTIAKRYHTSTKAIMKKNGLKSIRLKPGQKIRI comes from the coding sequence ATGGTTAAAAAACTATGGTCGATTTTGCTCATCATCACACTTTTTAGTGTGGCTGCGCAGGCCCAAAGTACAGAAGATTATATTACAGAACGCGTAGATCATGCCCAAGAGCTCATGCGCGAAAATGGAATCCCGGCCAGTATCATTATCGCCGTTGCGATTCACGAATCGGCCTCCGGACAAAGTAAAATTGCCCGATATATGAACAACCATTTCGGCATTAAAGGCCCCAATAACAATACGGAAATCCGTTCCGCTTACCGTGATTACGACTCAGTAGAGGCCTCTTATGATCATTTTATTGAGTTTTTGAAAAGCAGGGCAACTTTCAGCCCCTTATTTGAAAAATATAATCAATATGATTACCGGGCCTGGGCCAGGGGCATACAGCGCGGTGGTTATGCACACAGCAGATCATGGTCCTCACAAATCGTTGGTCTCATCAAAAAATACGAGCTTTACCAGTATGATGAACGACCTGAAGATTATGTAGAACCTGCAGTTGTGGTCAGCAGTCATACCCGGAAAAGGACTTCTGCTGCTACAGGAAGAAGATATACCGTAAAAAGTGGGGATAATTTAAGTACGATCGCCAAGCGTTACCATACCAGCACTAAAGCAATTATGAAAAAGAACGGATTGAAGAGCATACGCCTGAAACCCGGACAAAAAATAAGAATCTAA
- a CDS encoding glucosaminidase domain-containing protein translates to MNNNFLMKSRVVLLALIFPLFFACKTKQYSRNNKQIEKAANKANPNMPSYTTLNYIESFKAVAIEEMNAFGIPASITLAQGIIESGSGNSSLAKFANNHFGIKCTSEWKGKAYYKDDDKSDDCFRVYKDARESYKDHSQFLKRKRYSFLFELDKNDYKNWAYGLKQAGYATNPKYPTMLINIIEKYQLNQYDQSETEREKLKREDKVFTEINAGITEEKKKFTPVATPPSKQVIKTPADTSGTVPSGPGSVDPPGPDKTYTVQKGDTLYNLSKRFNISIEDIKTLNSLSEEGIKIGQKLILIK, encoded by the coding sequence ATGAACAATAATTTTCTAATGAAAAGTAGAGTAGTCTTGCTTGCCCTGATTTTCCCGCTATTCTTTGCCTGTAAAACCAAACAATACAGTCGCAATAACAAGCAAATTGAAAAGGCAGCCAATAAAGCAAACCCAAATATGCCTTCTTATACCACTTTGAACTACATTGAGTCGTTTAAAGCAGTCGCAATTGAAGAGATGAATGCTTTTGGAATTCCAGCAAGTATTACCCTGGCACAAGGAATTATTGAATCCGGCAGCGGAAACAGCAGTCTGGCCAAGTTTGCCAACAACCATTTTGGGATTAAATGTACTTCTGAATGGAAAGGAAAGGCGTATTACAAAGACGATGACAAAAGTGACGATTGCTTTCGCGTGTATAAAGATGCTAGAGAATCTTATAAAGACCATTCACAGTTTCTCAAAAGAAAGCGTTACAGCTTTCTATTTGAGTTAGACAAGAACGACTATAAAAACTGGGCTTACGGCTTGAAACAAGCAGGATATGCCACCAATCCAAAGTATCCGACCATGCTGATTAACATCATTGAGAAGTACCAGTTAAATCAATATGATCAATCGGAAACAGAAAGAGAAAAATTGAAAAGAGAGGATAAAGTATTCACTGAAATCAATGCAGGCATCACTGAGGAAAAGAAAAAATTCACGCCGGTAGCGACGCCACCATCTAAACAGGTCATTAAAACACCTGCAGATACCAGTGGTACAGTGCCATCAGGACCAGGCTCTGTAGACCCCCCGGGTCCGGATAAAACCTATACTGTGCAAAAAGGAGACACCTTGTATAACCTATCTAAAAGATTCAACATTAGTATTGAAGACATCAAAACCTTGAATTCGCTATCAGAAGAAGGCATTAAGATCGGCCAGAAACTGATCCTGATTAAATAA